TGCCGGCGACCCGCCCCCGCCGGCGACACGATCGTCATCGGACAGGAGATGAACAAGATGCGCAGGCACGCTGGTTGGATCGGCGGGCTGGCGTCGCTGGTGCTGGCAGGCACGCTCGTGCTGCCGACGCCCGCGCTGGCCCAGGCCCCGGTAGTCAAGACCGTGCCGTGGGTCGCGACGAATCCTCTCATTCCACACGACATTCTGAGTGGGCGGCAGACCCGGCTGAAGGGCACCTCGAGCCTCCAGGGTGCGGCGATCACCTACGTGTGGGATTTCGGCGACGGCTCGCCCGTCGCGAGCGGCACCGTGAGCAACGGGTACGTCGTCGAGACGACGCACGTCTACACCGGCCTCCCCGGGACCATCTTCACGGCCCGCCTCACCGTGTGGAACGGCGCCGATTCGGCGACGAGCAACTACTACGTGCAGCTTCGCGAGCCGTCGCTCGACGTCGAGGTCAACATCGCCATCGACGAAGGGCTGTGGTACCTGCACAAGAGTCTGTATCGGTATGCCTCGGGCACCGTTCCGGTCGGCTACTGGAACGCGAGCCCGGTCGGGTCGAGCTGGGTCACGATGACCGCGGCCAACGTCAACGCGTTCCTCGTCAACGGGCACCTCGAGACGGGCGACGCGTCGAACCCCTACGTGGAGACCGTCCAGCGGGCCATGGGGCACGTGTTCGCCAACCTGGCGGCGACGACGATTCCCGCATCCCAGACGAACCCGGAGGGTACCTTCAGCCCCGACGGGAACGGCAACGGCTACGGCGTGTACGTCCCACAGAGCAGCAGCTACGTCATCTACCAGGGCGGGCCCGTCATCGACGCCATCGTGGCGACCGGTACGCCGAATCGCCTCACGGTGACCGGTCCGGCACCTTCCGGCACGAACCCCGGGATCCTCGGCCGGACCTATCAGTCGATCGTACAGGACATGATCGACTACTTCGGCTATTGCCAGTACGACTCGGGCTCGGGGGCAGGCGGCTGGCGGTACACGTGTAATTCGTTTCCGGACAACTCCGCCGCCCAATGGGCGGCGATCGGCGCGCTCGCGGCGCACAAGGGGTTCGGCATCGATCTGCCCCTGCTCGTGAAGCTGTCCAACCTGAACCAGTGGCTCACCTACAGCCAGAACGCGACAACGGGCGTCTTCGGGTACACGAACACGAGTCCCATCTGGGGTCCCTACGCGACGACTCCCTCCGGCATGGTGCAGCTCGCCATGGACGGCGTGGGCCGGGGCCATGCCAAGTGGGACAGGGCCGAGACGTTCATGCGGAACAACTTCTGCAACACGGGCGGGGCGACGTTGGCCGTGCGCGACTACTACTACGGCCTGTTCGCGCTCGTGAAGGCGATGCTCCTGCACGACTCGGACGGCGATGGCCTCGCCGAGCCGCTCACGGAGCTTGGCACGATCGACCCCATCGACTGGTACCACGCGGAGGTCTCGCACGGCGATCCGTGTGACGGCGTCGCGCGCACGCTCGTCGGCGACCA
The Acidobacteriota bacterium DNA segment above includes these coding regions:
- a CDS encoding PKD domain-containing protein, which translates into the protein MRRHAGWIGGLASLVLAGTLVLPTPALAQAPVVKTVPWVATNPLIPHDILSGRQTRLKGTSSLQGAAITYVWDFGDGSPVASGTVSNGYVVETTHVYTGLPGTIFTARLTVWNGADSATSNYYVQLREPSLDVEVNIAIDEGLWYLHKSLYRYASGTVPVGYWNASPVGSSWVTMTAANVNAFLVNGHLETGDASNPYVETVQRAMGHVFANLAATTIPASQTNPEGTFSPDGNGNGYGVYVPQSSSYVIYQGGPVIDAIVATGTPNRLTVTGPAPSGTNPGILGRTYQSIVQDMIDYFGYCQYDSGSGAGGWRYTCNSFPDNSAAQWAAIGALAAHKGFGIDLPLLVKLSNLNQWLTYSQNATTGVFGYTNTSPIWGPYATTPSGMVQLAMDGVGRGHAKWDRAETFMRNNFCNTGGATLAVRDYYYGLFALVKAMLLHDSDGDGLAEPLTELGTIDPIDWYHAEVSHGDPCDGVARTLVGDQNAAGYWYGHNYDGTQYLLETGWAIMMLSRTIFESGSPVAVASATPNPAVVGQTVTFSGTTSFHQDASKVVDSWAWQICKTPGATIATCADLETQSGPEVSSAFGALGTYQARLTVTDDSVPEKSASTVVTVLVSIPPLAPTADAGGPYSFCPSATPWFLNGTGSVNPDDGVSEPGQPPDFITQYAWDLDGDGAFDDAFGPQPDVTSFFGSLGAGSHLIQLRVTDNTATSFPSSQQPDLTDTDSAQVFVRAASDPACTCIQNLSARPKPGKADLTWAAFSGAAFYHVYRSTVSGGPYLYLGRVSGTVFADMGPLTNGTTYYWVIRPTLANLTELCQSNQASATPRTR